A section of the Gloeobacter violaceus PCC 7421 genome encodes:
- a CDS encoding alpha/beta fold hydrolase has product MTMYRYATVDGLRVFYREAGPKDAPAVLLLHGFPTSSHMYRDLIPLLADRYRVVAPDLPGFGFTDAPERGQFTYSFDRLAHVIDRFSEAVDLGRYALYIFDYGAPVGLRLASAHPERITALITQNGNAYEEGLSAGWNPIQCYWQEPTPENRSALRDFLTPEATQSQYAHGVADLSLIAPEAYTLDSALLSRPGNEEIQLDLFLDYRSNVALYPAFQAYFRAHRPPTLAVWGNNDPFFLPAGAEAFKRDNSEAEVHLFDTGHFALETHARVIAERIRDFLDRQLRG; this is encoded by the coding sequence ATGACGATGTACCGTTACGCCACCGTCGATGGTCTGCGCGTGTTTTACCGCGAGGCCGGTCCCAAGGACGCTCCCGCCGTGCTGCTGCTGCACGGTTTTCCGACCTCCTCGCACATGTACCGCGATTTGATCCCGCTGCTTGCCGACCGCTACCGGGTGGTGGCGCCGGATCTGCCGGGTTTCGGCTTTACCGACGCGCCCGAACGCGGACAGTTCACCTACTCGTTCGACCGTCTGGCCCATGTGATCGACCGGTTTAGCGAGGCTGTGGACCTGGGGCGTTACGCGCTCTATATCTTCGATTACGGTGCGCCGGTCGGTCTGCGCCTTGCCAGCGCTCATCCCGAGCGGATCACAGCCCTTATCACCCAAAACGGCAACGCCTACGAAGAAGGCCTTAGCGCAGGCTGGAATCCAATCCAGTGCTACTGGCAGGAACCGACGCCCGAGAACCGCTCGGCGCTGCGCGATTTTCTCACACCCGAAGCGACCCAATCGCAGTACGCCCACGGCGTGGCGGACCTTTCGCTGATCGCCCCTGAGGCTTACACCCTCGATTCGGCTTTGTTGAGTCGGCCGGGCAACGAGGAGATCCAACTCGATTTGTTTTTGGATTACCGCAGCAACGTCGCGCTCTATCCCGCCTTCCAGGCTTACTTTCGCGCCCACCGGCCGCCCACCCTCGCCGTCTGGGGCAACAACGACCCGTTCTTCTTGCCGGCCGGCGCCGAGGCGTTCAAGCGCGACAATTCCGAAGCTGAGGTACACCTTTTCGACACCGGCCACTTCGCCCTGGAGACCCACGCCCGGGTGATCGCCGAGCGGATCCGCGATTTTTTGGACCGCCAACTGCGCGGCTGA
- a CDS encoding CGNR zinc finger domain-containing protein, giving the protein MPLFVADHLALDFLNSRAAPSGTPIEWLANGKDLLAWLQLAGLLDRETARRLAVEHPPEALDTVAGEARALREWLRGFVAGQAGGELGKQVLGELEPLNRLLAGEEAYRQIAWGEAGKPVCRIHRRWIHPQQLLQPVAEVMADLVCRVDFALVRHCEGTNCTLWFVDTTKSHSRRWCSMALCGNRAKAAAHRSRAKHPPGRTAGP; this is encoded by the coding sequence ATGCCTTTGTTTGTTGCCGATCACCTTGCGCTCGACTTTTTGAACAGCCGGGCGGCGCCGTCGGGGACGCCCATTGAGTGGCTGGCCAACGGCAAGGACCTGCTCGCCTGGCTGCAATTGGCCGGGCTCCTCGACCGCGAAACGGCGCGGCGCCTGGCGGTCGAGCACCCGCCCGAAGCGCTCGATACCGTTGCAGGCGAGGCGCGCGCCCTGCGCGAGTGGCTGCGCGGGTTTGTCGCGGGCCAGGCCGGAGGCGAGCTGGGCAAGCAGGTGCTCGGCGAGCTGGAGCCGCTCAACCGTCTGCTTGCCGGGGAAGAGGCTTACCGGCAGATCGCGTGGGGAGAAGCGGGCAAACCGGTCTGCCGAATCCACCGGCGGTGGATCCACCCGCAGCAGCTGTTGCAGCCGGTGGCCGAAGTGATGGCCGATCTGGTCTGCCGCGTCGATTTTGCCCTGGTGCGCCATTGTGAGGGAACAAACTGCACGCTGTGGTTTGTTGACACGACCAAGAGCCATTCGCGCCGCTGGTGCAGCATGGCCCTGTGCGGCAACCGCGCTAAGGCGGCTGCCCACCGCAGTCGGGCGAAGCACCCGCCTGGTCGCACCGCCGGGCCATGA
- a CDS encoding MOSC domain-containing protein, producing MQVISVNVGLPRQVEWRGRQVLTGIFKAPVAGRVAVRPLNLDGDGQADLSVHGGVDKAVYAYPAEHYDYWQHERNGQVLTWGMFGENLTTSGLSEADVHVGDRFRIGTVEVVVTQPRLPCYKLGIRFADPGIIGKFLASGRTGFYFAVEKAGEVGTGDAVERVYTDERQVSIADFVRLYAKGESEAHLLERLLQIEALPESWREYFARRFSV from the coding sequence ATGCAGGTGATTTCGGTCAATGTCGGATTGCCCCGGCAAGTCGAATGGCGGGGCAGACAGGTACTTACCGGTATCTTCAAAGCACCGGTGGCCGGGCGGGTGGCGGTGCGCCCGCTGAACCTGGATGGGGATGGCCAGGCGGATCTGAGTGTGCACGGGGGGGTGGATAAGGCGGTGTACGCCTATCCGGCAGAACACTACGATTACTGGCAGCACGAGCGCAACGGCCAGGTACTGACCTGGGGAATGTTCGGCGAGAACCTGACCACCAGCGGACTGTCGGAAGCGGATGTGCACGTGGGGGACCGTTTCCGCATCGGCACTGTTGAAGTCGTTGTAACCCAGCCGCGCCTACCCTGCTACAAGCTCGGCATCCGCTTCGCAGATCCGGGGATCATCGGGAAATTCCTGGCGAGCGGCCGGACAGGCTTTTACTTCGCGGTCGAAAAAGCGGGTGAGGTGGGTACGGGCGATGCCGTCGAGCGCGTGTACACGGACGAGCGGCAGGTCAGCATTGCCGATTTTGTGCGGCTCTATGCCAAGGGCGAATCGGAAGCGCATCTGTTGGAGCGCCTGCTGCAGATCGAGGCTTTGCCTGAAAGCTGGCGGGAGTATTTTGCTCGGCGATTTTCTGTCTAG
- a CDS encoding Uma2 family endonuclease, with translation MSVTLQLKQVQVQPGQRLVLEEVSWQQFEDILEELGDHRGSRLTYSDGTLEIRMPLPEHEKNKVILGDLVKVLLDELEIDYVSFGSTTFKRRDLAKGFEPDDCFYIRNFAAMVGKQCLDLGRDPPPELSIEVDVTSRTQLDVYRALGVPELWRLEAGRLRIDVLREGEYIEVEQSPTFPDLPLKENLSRFLAMAQSEGPRLALKAFRQWVRGQIAGQD, from the coding sequence ATGAGCGTGACGCTGCAGCTAAAGCAGGTGCAGGTGCAACCGGGACAGCGGCTGGTGCTCGAAGAGGTGAGCTGGCAGCAGTTCGAGGACATTCTCGAAGAACTGGGAGATCACCGGGGTTCCAGGCTGACCTATAGCGACGGGACGTTGGAGATTCGTATGCCGTTGCCGGAACACGAAAAAAACAAAGTTATCCTGGGCGATCTGGTCAAAGTGCTGTTGGACGAACTGGAAATCGATTACGTCTCCTTCGGCTCTACCACGTTCAAGCGGCGGGATCTTGCCAAGGGCTTCGAGCCGGACGATTGTTTTTACATCCGCAACTTTGCTGCGATGGTCGGCAAACAGTGCCTGGACCTCGGGCGAGATCCGCCCCCCGAGCTCTCGATTGAAGTCGATGTCACCTCCCGCACCCAACTCGATGTGTACCGTGCCCTGGGGGTGCCCGAACTGTGGCGTCTGGAGGCGGGGCGGTTGCGCATCGACGTGCTACGGGAGGGCGAGTATATCGAGGTAGAACAAAGCCCCACTTTCCCGGACCTGCCGCTCAAGGAAAACCTGTCCCGGTTTTTGGCCATGGCCCAGAGTGAAGGACCGCGTCTGGCCCTCAAAGCCTTCCGCCAATGGGTGCGCGGGCAAATCGCCGGTCAAGACTAA
- the efp gene encoding elongation factor P, protein MISSNDFRTGTTIELDGQVWRVIEFLHVKPGKGSAFVRTKLKNVMTGNVNERTFRAGETLPQAVVEKRDMQFVYPQGDNEYVFMDMESYEQEALTRETLGDGAKYLKEGMSVSILKWQERVIGVDLPNTVVLQVVETDPGVKGDTAQGGTKPAKVETGAEVMVPLFITIGEKIKIDTRDNSYLGREN, encoded by the coding sequence ATGATCTCAAGCAACGATTTTCGAACCGGCACCACCATCGAACTCGATGGCCAGGTCTGGCGGGTGATCGAATTCTTGCACGTCAAACCGGGCAAGGGATCGGCCTTCGTGCGCACCAAGCTCAAAAACGTCATGACCGGCAACGTCAACGAACGGACCTTCAGAGCCGGCGAGACGCTGCCCCAGGCGGTGGTCGAAAAGCGCGACATGCAGTTTGTCTACCCCCAGGGCGACAACGAGTACGTCTTCATGGACATGGAATCTTATGAGCAAGAAGCGCTCACCCGCGAGACGCTCGGCGACGGCGCCAAATACCTCAAAGAGGGCATGAGCGTCTCGATTCTCAAGTGGCAGGAACGGGTGATCGGCGTCGATTTGCCCAACACGGTCGTCCTCCAAGTGGTCGAGACCGACCCGGGCGTCAAGGGCGACACCGCCCAGGGCGGCACCAAGCCCGCCAAAGTCGAGACCGGTGCTGAGGTTATGGTGCCTCTATTTATCACCATTGGCGAGAAAATCAAAATCGACACCCGCGACAACTCTTACCTCGGCCGGGAAAACTGA
- the accB gene encoding acetyl-CoA carboxylase biotin carboxyl carrier protein — protein sequence MNIDLSEIRELLAILNQTDVTELTIEAEGFRLSIRKESGKTVVQTGVGSPPAPVAPAAPVVNEAPAPPPAPPATPDRPTIDVVSPMVGTFYRAPSPDAANFVEVGDVVRVGQTVCIIEAMKLMNTIDSEAAGRVVEILVENGEPIEYGQKLMRLEPV from the coding sequence GTGAACATCGATCTTTCCGAAATCCGCGAGCTGCTCGCCATCCTCAACCAGACGGATGTGACCGAACTGACCATCGAAGCGGAGGGCTTTCGCCTGTCCATCCGCAAGGAAAGCGGCAAGACCGTCGTCCAGACCGGGGTGGGCAGTCCACCGGCCCCGGTCGCCCCGGCGGCACCCGTGGTAAACGAGGCGCCGGCCCCACCCCCTGCACCCCCCGCCACACCCGATCGACCGACGATCGACGTGGTGTCCCCGATGGTCGGCACGTTCTACCGCGCTCCATCGCCGGACGCCGCCAACTTCGTGGAGGTGGGCGATGTCGTGCGCGTCGGTCAGACCGTCTGCATCATCGAGGCGATGAAGTTGATGAACACCATCGACAGCGAGGCCGCCGGCCGCGTGGTCGAGATTCTGGTCGAAAACGGCGAACCGATCGAATACGGCCAGAAGCTGATGCGCCTGGAGCCGGTCTAG
- a CDS encoding DUF6761 family protein: MLQDPKTIRYYQRLSDTLVELWRRRYRSEELRLFSEGFITALRYGQELDPTQIMRLEQEIRGFLANSDNLEPPELRPQPEEERS; this comes from the coding sequence ATGTTGCAAGACCCCAAAACCATTCGCTACTACCAGCGGCTGTCCGACACCCTGGTAGAACTGTGGCGCCGTCGCTACCGCAGCGAGGAGTTGCGCCTGTTTTCCGAGGGCTTCATCACTGCCCTGCGCTACGGCCAAGAACTCGATCCCACGCAGATCATGCGGCTGGAGCAGGAGATAAGGGGCTTCCTGGCCAACTCCGACAATCTCGAGCCGCCGGAACTGCGGCCCCAGCCCGAAGAGGAGCGATCCTAG
- a CDS encoding bifunctional folylpolyglutamate synthase/dihydrofolate synthase gives MAGTFALYAEANRRLESLLVGNSRLQPAAVGGAELVAGTRALLDRVGAPDRTMECVLVGGTSGKGSVATGLAAHCERAGVRVGLHTSPYLQVATEKIRLDGQYIGGAEFAELVEWIWPHLEAWRDPAHLRRRYGAVSLVLAAEAMRRHGAQVGVFEVGCGGRFDPVNALAARAVAITTVGLDHVALLGPTLADIAWQKAGLIKSAAPVVTAARGLPLQIIQREAASYGAPVRCTPADNAALAGALFEVCRGTPAPRLPPQAVRLPGRLEPMGVQQWVWLDGAHNPEKLAYLVRQLHGRPAVVLFGALAGKSHRPMLKILSRLARTLVLCPIEVPGKLPTDLAELTRQAQEWFERVEPAPNPEAALAFALHRRQPDQIVVVTGSLYLVGRLRSRWYPAERVVEARSSWPPRLDGP, from the coding sequence TTGGCCGGTACTTTCGCTTTGTACGCCGAGGCGAACCGGCGGCTCGAATCGCTGCTGGTAGGCAATAGCCGCCTGCAGCCCGCGGCGGTGGGGGGCGCCGAACTGGTCGCTGGGACCCGTGCCCTGCTCGACAGGGTCGGCGCTCCGGATCGGACGATGGAGTGCGTGCTGGTGGGGGGCACCAGCGGCAAGGGTTCGGTGGCGACCGGGCTCGCCGCCCATTGCGAGCGGGCGGGGGTGCGCGTCGGCCTGCACACCTCGCCCTACCTGCAGGTGGCCACCGAAAAGATTCGCCTGGACGGCCAATACATCGGCGGGGCAGAATTTGCCGAACTAGTGGAATGGATCTGGCCCCATTTGGAAGCGTGGCGCGATCCGGCCCACCTGCGGCGGCGCTATGGGGCTGTCTCGCTGGTACTGGCGGCCGAGGCGATGCGGCGACACGGAGCGCAAGTGGGCGTCTTCGAGGTGGGTTGCGGCGGTCGCTTCGACCCGGTCAACGCCCTCGCAGCTCGGGCAGTGGCCATTACGACCGTGGGCCTCGACCATGTCGCGTTACTCGGGCCGACCCTTGCAGATATCGCCTGGCAAAAAGCGGGTCTCATCAAGAGCGCCGCGCCGGTAGTAACCGCCGCCCGCGGTTTACCCTTACAAATCATTCAACGAGAGGCGGCCAGCTACGGAGCGCCGGTGCGTTGCACACCCGCCGACAACGCCGCCCTTGCCGGGGCGCTTTTTGAAGTTTGCCGGGGGACGCCTGCCCCACGCCTGCCCCCGCAGGCAGTTCGCCTACCCGGCAGGCTGGAGCCGATGGGGGTGCAGCAGTGGGTCTGGCTGGACGGCGCCCATAACCCCGAGAAGCTGGCCTATCTGGTTCGTCAGCTGCACGGCAGACCGGCGGTCGTCCTGTTCGGCGCCCTTGCAGGCAAGTCGCACCGCCCGATGCTCAAGATTCTCTCGCGGTTGGCCCGCACGCTCGTACTGTGCCCGATCGAGGTACCCGGCAAACTCCCCACGGATCTCGCAGAACTGACCCGACAGGCACAGGAGTGGTTCGAGCGCGTCGAACCGGCCCCGAACCCGGAAGCCGCCCTGGCATTCGCTCTGCACCGGCGCCAACCCGACCAGATTGTCGTAGTCACCGGCTCGCTGTACCTGGTGGGCCGGTTGCGCTCGCGCTGGTATCCGGCTGAGCGGGTCGTCGAAGCGCGCAGCAGCTGGCCTCCCCGACTCGATGGGCCTTAG
- a CDS encoding ABC transporter ATP-binding protein: MGQVELSGVGKRFEQYTALQRIDLDIAPGELLVLVGPSGCGKSTLLRTIAGLETIDAGEMRIGGRLVAGAKAFVPARERDVAMVFQNYALYPHMSVADNLAFGLRMRGVASEDRRHKVREMAKLLGLEALLDRKPAQLSGGQQQRVAVGRALVRDPQVFLLDEPLSNLDTELRNQTRSELKRLHQRLSTTMIYVTHDQVEAMTLADRIAVMEKGHLRQVGTPEQIYAEPENVMVAQFLGHPPMNLFEIVRGGHSWLWQGEALALPEAAQARLKQCTSEQVRLGVRPEAICPHPEAAMPRGKFTVELIEPLGNETIVFGSLGGVQASLRTPGSVDWRSGDSIPVGLDLAGAVLFDPASGERLR; the protein is encoded by the coding sequence GTGGGTCAAGTAGAACTGTCCGGCGTCGGTAAGCGCTTCGAGCAGTACACGGCACTGCAACGGATCGATCTTGACATTGCCCCCGGCGAATTGTTGGTGCTGGTGGGACCGAGCGGCTGCGGCAAATCGACCCTGCTGCGCACGATCGCCGGACTGGAGACCATCGACGCAGGCGAGATGCGCATCGGCGGCCGACTGGTGGCCGGGGCAAAAGCCTTTGTGCCCGCCCGCGAACGCGACGTGGCCATGGTGTTTCAAAATTATGCGCTCTATCCGCACATGAGCGTTGCCGACAACCTCGCCTTCGGTCTGCGCATGCGTGGGGTAGCTTCCGAGGATCGCCGCCACAAAGTGCGGGAGATGGCCAAGTTGCTGGGCCTTGAAGCACTCCTGGACCGCAAGCCCGCCCAACTGTCGGGCGGTCAGCAGCAGCGCGTCGCGGTCGGTCGCGCGCTGGTGCGCGACCCGCAGGTGTTCTTGCTGGACGAACCGCTCTCGAACCTGGATACCGAACTGCGAAACCAGACGCGCAGCGAACTGAAGCGCCTGCACCAGCGCCTGTCGACGACAATGATCTACGTCACTCACGATCAAGTGGAGGCGATGACCCTGGCGGACCGCATCGCCGTGATGGAAAAGGGCCACCTGCGGCAGGTGGGCACCCCCGAGCAGATCTACGCCGAGCCCGAAAACGTCATGGTCGCCCAGTTTTTGGGCCACCCGCCTATGAACCTGTTCGAAATCGTGCGCGGTGGGCACAGCTGGTTGTGGCAGGGAGAAGCGCTTGCCCTTCCCGAAGCCGCCCAGGCCCGGTTGAAGCAATGTACGAGCGAACAGGTTCGGCTTGGGGTGCGACCGGAGGCTATCTGTCCCCATCCAGAAGCGGCGATGCCTCGGGGAAAATTCACCGTCGAACTTATCGAGCCTCTCGGAAACGAAACGATCGTGTTCGGTTCACTAGGTGGCGTCCAGGCGAGCCTGCGCACCCCGGGTTCCGTTGATTGGCGCAGCGGCGATTCGATCCCCGTCGGTCTGGACCTTGCGGGGGCGGTGCTCTTCGACCCGGCAAGCGGCGAGCGGCTGCGCTGA
- a CDS encoding B12-binding domain-containing radical SAM protein yields the protein MADVVLIYPYVHREATGRKLWLFPPLGQGFIAAHLRALGHSVRFLDCTFRGIDWAIAEAAAEQPLVVGVYCMVTMHEDALAIVRGLRSSLGDRALLVAGGPMPSGKPQTFLPAFDAVMRGEGELVWEALVACLKDRRPYKQLEGICTLDPTGALTGNTKAPLIPKEVLTRLPMPARDLFDHERYQAYWRSTFGYTQTPVFTARGCPYGCEYCDQPIFGATYREHTVEQVMEDIENALAAGYSHIWFSDDIFMLNWQRALKICDEIHRRGLKFKWDCLGRVDVQRKVFARMAAAGCERIFFGIESGSPRVLRQMGKRFSPQDVRQAIQDANSVGIRAAAFFQIGYPGERTEDILATLQFIPTLPLDYLSFTITYPLPGTKLFDRVVSEGRLSPEEQAEWKRAGHNVLTYKADHSQLKLRSAIYAARARFLAEKHLGWLGKTLGPAITHSASLAIARMA from the coding sequence ATGGCCGATGTGGTGCTCATCTACCCTTATGTTCACCGCGAGGCCACCGGCCGCAAACTCTGGCTCTTTCCGCCTTTGGGTCAGGGTTTCATCGCCGCCCATCTGCGCGCTCTGGGTCATAGCGTTCGGTTTCTCGACTGCACCTTTCGCGGTATCGACTGGGCGATCGCCGAAGCGGCGGCCGAGCAACCGCTGGTGGTCGGCGTCTACTGCATGGTGACAATGCACGAGGACGCCCTTGCCATCGTCCGGGGGCTGCGATCGTCATTGGGTGATCGTGCGCTGTTAGTGGCTGGAGGGCCGATGCCCTCGGGTAAGCCTCAGACGTTTTTGCCCGCCTTCGACGCGGTGATGCGCGGCGAGGGGGAGCTGGTGTGGGAAGCGCTGGTGGCCTGCCTCAAGGACCGTCGCCCGTACAAGCAACTTGAAGGGATCTGCACCCTCGATCCGACCGGTGCTTTGACGGGCAACACCAAAGCGCCTTTGATCCCCAAGGAGGTGCTCACCCGACTGCCGATGCCCGCCCGGGATCTGTTTGACCACGAGCGCTACCAGGCGTACTGGCGCTCCACCTTCGGCTACACCCAGACGCCGGTCTTCACCGCCCGGGGCTGTCCCTACGGCTGCGAGTACTGCGATCAGCCCATTTTTGGGGCGACCTACCGCGAGCACACCGTCGAGCAGGTCATGGAAGATATCGAAAATGCCCTCGCGGCCGGTTACAGCCACATCTGGTTTTCCGACGATATCTTCATGCTCAACTGGCAGCGGGCGCTCAAAATTTGCGACGAGATCCACCGGCGCGGCCTCAAATTCAAGTGGGACTGCCTGGGACGGGTGGATGTGCAGCGCAAAGTCTTCGCCCGCATGGCCGCGGCCGGCTGCGAGCGGATCTTTTTTGGCATCGAGTCTGGAAGCCCCCGAGTGCTGAGACAGATGGGCAAGCGCTTCAGCCCCCAGGATGTGCGACAGGCCATTCAGGACGCCAACAGCGTCGGTATCCGGGCGGCGGCTTTTTTCCAGATAGGCTACCCGGGCGAGCGCACCGAGGATATCCTCGCCACACTCCAATTTATTCCGACACTGCCGCTCGATTACTTGAGCTTCACGATCACCTATCCGCTGCCGGGCACGAAGCTCTTTGACCGGGTAGTCTCGGAGGGACGGCTCAGCCCCGAGGAGCAGGCCGAGTGGAAGCGCGCCGGTCACAACGTGCTCACCTACAAAGCCGATCACTCCCAACTGAAATTGCGCTCAGCCATCTACGCCGCCCGCGCCCGCTTTCTGGCCGAAAAGCATCTGGGTTGGCTGGGCAAAACCCTGGGACCGGCCATCACCCACAGCGCCAGCCTCGCCATCGCCCGCATGGCTTGA
- a CDS encoding Uma2 family endonuclease gives MEASTDEMIVDIENLVTEDDAPVDNLPSEKQQRLLTEPLYSCWHPQFSFLAAANVGLFYAVRQPPLVPDVFLSLHVEIAEDWWRKQNRSYFFWEFGKPPEVVIEIVSNTVGNERGSKLAIYAQMRVPFYAIYDPLQQLGGSVLEVFELSGLHYQSRQSAWFEEVGLGLTLWQGRFEGKEDTWLRWCDRDRQVIATGAERAEQERQRAEQERQRAEQERQRAERAEQEVAQERRRTEALAERLRQLGIDPDAI, from the coding sequence ATGGAAGCTTCAACAGATGAAATGATCGTTGATATCGAAAACCTGGTGACCGAGGATGATGCCCCGGTGGACAATCTTCCTTCCGAGAAGCAGCAACGTTTATTGACCGAACCGCTTTACAGCTGCTGGCATCCCCAGTTTTCCTTTCTTGCTGCTGCCAACGTCGGTTTGTTCTACGCGGTCCGCCAACCGCCCCTGGTCCCGGATGTCTTCTTGAGCTTGCACGTCGAAATTGCTGAGGACTGGTGGCGAAAGCAAAACCGCTCCTATTTTTTCTGGGAATTCGGCAAGCCCCCGGAAGTGGTGATCGAGATAGTTTCCAACACCGTGGGCAACGAGCGCGGCAGCAAACTGGCTATTTACGCTCAGATGCGTGTGCCGTTTTACGCAATCTATGATCCGCTACAGCAGTTGGGCGGGTCGGTGCTGGAAGTGTTCGAGCTTTCCGGACTGCACTACCAAAGTCGGCAAAGTGCCTGGTTCGAGGAAGTTGGCCTGGGATTGACCCTCTGGCAGGGAAGGTTTGAAGGCAAGGAGGACACCTGGCTGCGCTGGTGCGACCGAGACCGGCAGGTGATTGCGACCGGAGCCGAACGCGCCGAGCAAGAACGGCAGCGGGCCGAGCAAGAACGGCAGCGGGCCGAGCAAGAACGGCAGCGGGCCGAGCGGGCCGAGCAGGAAGTCGCCCAGGAGCGGCGGCGGACTGAAGCGTTGGCCGAGCGGCTTAGGCAACTGGGAATCGATCCCGATGCGATCTAG